A genomic window from Chanodichthys erythropterus isolate Z2021 chromosome 1, ASM2448905v1, whole genome shotgun sequence includes:
- the etf1a gene encoding eukaryotic peptide chain release factor subunit 1-like isoform X1, with translation MIRTRRTEMLKSGRSRNSSRVWKRREGERVCVGDKQETNGTSMISLIIPPKDQISRVAKMLADEFGTASNIKSRVNRLSVLGAITSVQQRLKLYNKVPHNGLVVYCGTIVTDEGKEKKVNIDFEPFKPINTSLYLCDNKFHTEALTALLSDDSKFGFIVIDGSGALFGTLQGNTRDVLHKFTVDLPKKHGRGGQSALRFARLRMEKRHNYVRKVAETSVQLFVSNDKVNVAGLVLAGSADFKTELSQSDMFDPRLQAKVLKLVDISYGGENGFNQAIELSAEVLSNVKFIQEKKLIGRYFDEISQDTGKYCFGVDDTLKAMEMGAVEILIVYENLETMRYVLRMHGAEVNGLENDEKVIHLTPEQEKDKSHFIDKETGQEHELIEVMPLLEWFANSYKKFGATLEIVTDKSQEGSQFVKGFGGIGGILRYRVDFQGLDYQAEDDELFDLDDY, from the exons ATGATCCGAACGCGGCGGACAGAAATGTTGAAATCTGGAAGATCAAGAAACTCATCAAGAGTCTGGAAGCGGCGAGAGGGTGAGAGAGTTTGTGTTGGAGATAAACAGGAAAC TAATGGGACCAGCATGATCTCGCTCATCATTCCTCCTAAAGATCAGATCTCTAGAGTGGCCAAGATGTTGGCAGATGAGTTCGGTACGGCGTCAAACATCAAGAGCCGAGTGAACCGACTGTCAGTGTTGGGAGCCATTACCTCAGTCCAGCAGAGACTCAAACTCTATAACAAAG TGCCTCATAATGGTCTGGTGGTTTACTGCGGCACCATAGTGACAGACGAAGGCAAAGAGAAGAAAGTGAACATCGATTTCGAGCCATTCAAACCCATCAACACCTCCCTGTACCTCTGTGACAACAAGTTTCACACGGAG GCTCTGACGGCGTTATTGTCAGACGACAGTAAGTTCGGGTTCATAGTCATTGATGGTAGCGGGGCTCTGTTCGGGACTCTACAGGGAAACACCAGAGACGTGCTGCACAAATTTACTGTGGACCTTCCTAAAAAACACG GAAGAGGAGGTCAGTCCGCGCTGCGTTTTGCTCGGTTGAGGATGGAGAAGAGACACAATTACGTGAGGAAGGTGGCAGAGACGTCTGTGCAGCTCTTCGTGTCCAATGATAAAGTCAACGTGGCTGGACTGGTGCTGGCCGGATCCGCAGATTTTAAAACGGAGCTCAGCCAATCTGACATGTTCGACCCG AGGTTACAAGCGAAAGTGTTGAAGCTGGTCGACATCTCTTACGGAGGAGAGAATGGCTTCAATCAGGCCATTGAGCTCTCCGCTGAAGTCCTGTCCAACGTCAAATTCATACAGGAGAAAAAGCTGATAG GGCGATACTTCGACGAGATCAGTCAGGACACAGGGAAGTATTGTTTCGGCGTGGACGACACACTGAAGGCGATGGAAATGGGAGCTGTTGAAATTCTCATTGTCTATGAAAACTTGGAGACAATGAGATACGTCCTGAGAATGCATGGCGCAGAGGTCAACGGCTTGGAGAACG ATGAGAAAGTCATTCATTTGACCCCAGAACAAGAGAAGGACAAGTCCCACTTTATAGACaaagag ACGGGTCAGGAACACGAGCTCATCGAGGTCATGCCGCTGCTGGAGTGGTTTGCCAATAGCTATAAGAAGTTCGGCGCGACTCTGGAGATCGTGACTGATAAAAGTCAAGAGGGGTCGCAGTTTGTCAAGGGTTTCGGAGGAATCGGAG GTATTTTGCGGTACCGAGTGGATTTCCAGGGGTTGGACTACCAGGCAGAAGATGATGAGCTTTTTGACTTGGATGATTACTAG
- the etf1a gene encoding eukaryotic peptide chain release factor subunit 1-like isoform X2: MADDPNAADRNVEIWKIKKLIKSLEAARGNGTSMISLIIPPKDQISRVAKMLADEFGTASNIKSRVNRLSVLGAITSVQQRLKLYNKVPHNGLVVYCGTIVTDEGKEKKVNIDFEPFKPINTSLYLCDNKFHTEALTALLSDDSKFGFIVIDGSGALFGTLQGNTRDVLHKFTVDLPKKHGRGGQSALRFARLRMEKRHNYVRKVAETSVQLFVSNDKVNVAGLVLAGSADFKTELSQSDMFDPRLQAKVLKLVDISYGGENGFNQAIELSAEVLSNVKFIQEKKLIGRYFDEISQDTGKYCFGVDDTLKAMEMGAVEILIVYENLETMRYVLRMHGAEVNGLENDEKVIHLTPEQEKDKSHFIDKETGQEHELIEVMPLLEWFANSYKKFGATLEIVTDKSQEGSQFVKGFGGIGGILRYRVDFQGLDYQAEDDELFDLDDY; the protein is encoded by the exons ATGGCAGATGATCCGAACGCGGCGGACAGAAATGTTGAAATCTGGAAGATCAAGAAACTCATCAAGAGTCTGGAAGCGGCGAGAGG TAATGGGACCAGCATGATCTCGCTCATCATTCCTCCTAAAGATCAGATCTCTAGAGTGGCCAAGATGTTGGCAGATGAGTTCGGTACGGCGTCAAACATCAAGAGCCGAGTGAACCGACTGTCAGTGTTGGGAGCCATTACCTCAGTCCAGCAGAGACTCAAACTCTATAACAAAG TGCCTCATAATGGTCTGGTGGTTTACTGCGGCACCATAGTGACAGACGAAGGCAAAGAGAAGAAAGTGAACATCGATTTCGAGCCATTCAAACCCATCAACACCTCCCTGTACCTCTGTGACAACAAGTTTCACACGGAG GCTCTGACGGCGTTATTGTCAGACGACAGTAAGTTCGGGTTCATAGTCATTGATGGTAGCGGGGCTCTGTTCGGGACTCTACAGGGAAACACCAGAGACGTGCTGCACAAATTTACTGTGGACCTTCCTAAAAAACACG GAAGAGGAGGTCAGTCCGCGCTGCGTTTTGCTCGGTTGAGGATGGAGAAGAGACACAATTACGTGAGGAAGGTGGCAGAGACGTCTGTGCAGCTCTTCGTGTCCAATGATAAAGTCAACGTGGCTGGACTGGTGCTGGCCGGATCCGCAGATTTTAAAACGGAGCTCAGCCAATCTGACATGTTCGACCCG AGGTTACAAGCGAAAGTGTTGAAGCTGGTCGACATCTCTTACGGAGGAGAGAATGGCTTCAATCAGGCCATTGAGCTCTCCGCTGAAGTCCTGTCCAACGTCAAATTCATACAGGAGAAAAAGCTGATAG GGCGATACTTCGACGAGATCAGTCAGGACACAGGGAAGTATTGTTTCGGCGTGGACGACACACTGAAGGCGATGGAAATGGGAGCTGTTGAAATTCTCATTGTCTATGAAAACTTGGAGACAATGAGATACGTCCTGAGAATGCATGGCGCAGAGGTCAACGGCTTGGAGAACG ATGAGAAAGTCATTCATTTGACCCCAGAACAAGAGAAGGACAAGTCCCACTTTATAGACaaagag ACGGGTCAGGAACACGAGCTCATCGAGGTCATGCCGCTGCTGGAGTGGTTTGCCAATAGCTATAAGAAGTTCGGCGCGACTCTGGAGATCGTGACTGATAAAAGTCAAGAGGGGTCGCAGTTTGTCAAGGGTTTCGGAGGAATCGGAG GTATTTTGCGGTACCGAGTGGATTTCCAGGGGTTGGACTACCAGGCAGAAGATGATGAGCTTTTTGACTTGGATGATTACTAG